One window from the genome of Schistocerca piceifrons isolate TAMUIC-IGC-003096 chromosome 8, iqSchPice1.1, whole genome shotgun sequence encodes:
- the LOC124712345 gene encoding uncharacterized mitochondrial protein AtMg00860-like: MAMGLKTVPFDISTIDEYNPDRVTKESGFYVTGDVVVVGASLEEHNNRLEEKEVTFLSHVAMAFGLKLDPAEMETIKTYPQPKTTTQLKAFIDLIGYYRRFIRNFSKIAKPLHSLLKKGVLYD, from the exons ATGGCCATGGGACTAAAAACCGTGCCTTTCGACATTTCAACAATTGATGAATACAATCCTGACCGGGTTACAAAGGAATCGGGTTTTTATGTAACTGGAGACGTAGTTGTAGTGGGCGCATCATTAGAGGAACACAACAACCGTTTGGAAGAG AAAGAGGTCACCTTCTTGAGCCATGTAGCAATGGCGTTTGGACTGAAACTCGACCCAGCTGAAATGGAGACCATCAAAACTTACCCCCAACCAAAGACGACAACGCAGTTGAAGGCTTTCATCGACCTCATCGGGTACTACCGTCGTTTTATAAGAAACTTCAGTAAAATAGCAAAGCCATTGCACAGTTTATTGAAGAAAGGAGTCCTTTATGACTGA